In Dromiciops gliroides isolate mDroGli1 chromosome 4, mDroGli1.pri, whole genome shotgun sequence, one DNA window encodes the following:
- the FAM20B gene encoding glycosaminoglycan xylosylkinase produces the protein MKLKQRAVLLVILLIIFIFTKVFLIDNLDTSAANREDQRSFHRMMASLRVELDPRLEHTLQSPWEIAGQWVVPREVYPEETPELGAIMHAMATKKIVKADVGYKGTQLKALLILEGGQKVVFKPKRYSRDYVVEGEPYAGYDRHNAEVAAFHLDRILGFRRAPLVVGRFVNLRTEIKPVATEQLLSTFLTLGNNTCFYGKCYYCRETEPACADGDLMEGSVTLWLPDVWPLQKHRHPWGRTYREGKLARWEYDDSYCDAVKKTSPYDSGPRLLDIVDTAVFDYLIGNADRHHYESFQDDEGASMLILLDNAKSFGNPTLDERSILAPLYQCCIIRVSTWNRLNYLKNGVLKSALKSAMAHDPISPVLSDSHLDATDQRLLSILATVKQCTDQFGTDAVLVEDRMTLSHL, from the exons ATGAAGCTGAAACAGCGAGCTGTCCTGCTGGtcatcctcctcatcatcttTATCTTTACGAAAGTTTTCCTTATTGACAACTTGGACACGTCAGCTGCGAACCGGGAGGACCAGCGGTCCTTTCACCGCATGATGGCTAGCCTGCGTGTAGAGCTGGATCCCCGCCTGGAGCACACATTGCAGTCTCCTTGGGAGATTGCTGGGCAATGGGTAGTTCCCCGAGAAGTGTACCCAGAAGAGACCCCAGAGCTGGGGGCCATCATGCATGCCATGGCCACCAAGAAGATCGTTAAGGCTGATGTGGGTTACAAAGGAACTCAGCTTAAAGCCCTACTGATACTCGAAGGAGGGCAGAAAGTTGTCTTCAAACCTAAGAG GTATAGCCGAGACTATGTAGTTGAAGGGGAGCCTTATGCTGGTTATGACAGGCACAACGCAGAAGTAGCAGCCTTTCACTTGGACAG AATCTTAGGTTTCCGCCGTGCACCCTTAGTGGTTGGGAGATTTGTGAATCTTCGAACTGAGATCAAACCTGTTGCCACCGAGCAGCTGCTGAGCACGTTCTTAACTCTTG gTAACAACACTTGCTTTTACGGGAAGTGTTATTATTGCCGAGAAACAGAGCCTGCCTGTGCAGATGGAGACCTGATGGAAGGGTCTGTTACACTGTGGCTTCCGGACGTCTGGCCTCTTCAGAAGCACCGACACCCATGGGGCAGGACTTACAGGGAGGGGAAGCTTGCCAG GTGGGAGTATGACGATAGCTACTGTGACGCTGTGAAGAAGACCTCTCCCTACGACTCTGGCCCCCGGCTCCTGGACATCGTGGACACCGCCGTCTTTGACTATCTGATCGGCAACGCCGACCGCCATCACTACGAGAGCTTTCAGGATGACGAGGGTGCCAGCATGCTCATTCTCTTGGATAACGCCAAGAG cttTGGAAACCCTACGCTGGATGAGAGAAGCATCCTCGCCCCTCTCTATCAGTGTTGCAT AATCCGGGTCTCCACTTGGAACAGGCTGAACTACCTAAAAAACGGTGTGCTTAAGTCCGCCTTAAAATCCGCAATGGCTCATGACCCCATCTCCCCCGTGCTCTCTGACTCCCACCTGGACGCTACAGATCAGCGGCTCCTGAGCATCTTGGCCACCGTAAAGCAGTGCACCGATCAGTTTGGGACAGATGCTGTGTTGGTGGAGGACAGGATGACTCTCTCCCACTTGTAA